TTTAGGTGAGGTGAAAATCATGAAAACTAAAAATTTATTGATTGTAATAATCCTTATTGGCTTAGTCGTTGGGGCTTTAGGCTACTACTTATTTATGGAAGTTTTTATTCCAAATATGATGTAATGATCTCCCTAGGATGTACTCTGTATTTTTTGTCAGCAGTAGATACATCTTTCGGAATATTACATTTCAAAGTAACGGGGGGCTTTACTTGAAGATCATTGAGTTGCATATGCAGCCCTTTTTTCTTTATTGAACTAATGAAGCAGTTTAGTAAAACTAGATAACTGGAAATATTATGGCTTAATAAAGAATACATAGAGATGAATGGGGGGATTAATTGTGAGGTTTTTGATTTTAATTATTGTTCTTACAATTTTCCTTTTCTTCTTAGAAAAAATAATAAATAAATTACTTGGTGTTGAAAAGAAGAAGATTTCTGAAACCTCAGGTAAAAAAGTGGACAAATGGGGAAGAGGCATTATTTTGGTTATCTTTTTATGTACTCTTCCGTTTTTTGTTGTACAGGAAACAAATGTTCTGAAATGGTATTGGATGCTCTATTTAACAGCCTTATTAGGTTTTCAGTCTATCCTTGAGTGGAAGTATCTGAAGAACTCAAAACAATATGTTACTACACTTATTTTTCTAATTTTAGGGGTAATTTTTTTGTATAATATAAAGTACGTTCTTCAATTTTTGGGTGAAGTAGTTACTTAACGGATTAGGCATTGTGAAAGAATGTACTTAAACTAAAGGGGTGCTTTAGTAAAACAAGACTATCATTTCGAAGGTCTATTTTTACATCCAAAACATTATGTGGATTTCGGCGATCCTTTTTTGAAATGTTACACTTAAACTAACGAAGCAGTGCTACAAATTTTGTCATAAGCATCAATGTGTGAAAAGACAATGAGGCAAACAGACAAGCCAAAAAACGGTGAATAATCCAGGTTTATTTATTCCCAATGTATCATTTATTTTTGTAGGATACAGTTTGTCTATATTAATATTAGTTTACTCAAAGATGAAGCCTCCTTGCCTCATTAGGTCTCTGATAACACTCCATTTAGACTCGGAAAGGGTATCTAGCCTCCATTCAAAAATCCCACTAGTCGTTTTGGCGTCGACTAATGGGACATTTATTTCAAATTATTTTAATGGAACCCATATTTCTGAATAGCAATCTGGACTGAATGGATCATCTTCTGTATACATTTCGAACTCTGGAGTACCTGCATGTTGATATCCGTTAGCAGGGAACCATTCAGAAAAAATTTGTTTCCAAACTTTTGTCATTGCATCAGGCATTGCACCATGTACTTCAAAAACACCCCATTTAGAAGCTGGAAGTTCGATTACTTCAAATCCATCTTGAACGTCACCTGCATATTCTGTAGCAACCCAATAGTCAATTTTCTCATTAGGTTTTGCTACACAAATACCAAGAACTCCTTTAATTTGTCCATTATTAATTTGTGCTAGCTTGTCAGTAGTGCCATCACCATTTAATTCATCCCACATTTTAGGGATTCCAATTAAATTGCCATTGTTCTCAAGTGAAAATTCTTTATTTACACCTATTGCTTTGAAGCCTTCACGTTCTACGATTTGATATTTCATTGGTTCTGCCCCTTTCAATCTCACCTCAATTACGAGGCGGTTATATGATTTGATCTTGCCAATATTTTTCCTAGCATCACTTGGTGAAACCTCATGCTGACGCCTAAAGGCTTTTGAAAAAGCCTCGGGAGTATCATAGCCGTACTTAAATGCAAGGTCGATAATCTTACTGTCTGTTCTTTTTAACTCGTCTGCTGCCAAAGTCAATCTTCTCCGCCGAATATATTCACCTACTGAGATCTCCGTTAATAATCCAAATGTTCGTTGAAAATTGAATGCAGAAGAGTTTGCTTCATTTGCAATGTCCACTATCGAAATTTCTTTTAATAAATTTTCTTCGATATAGTTAATTGCTTTTTGTAACGATTCTAACCAAGCTGACATGCTATTTCCTCCTTAATTAAATAGTAAAATTATTTCACTTTAAATACCTGTCTTTAAATGCTCTGTTCTGTCAGGATTTATTTCTATAAATAATTTTATCTTTTAATTTACCAAAATAAAGGGGTATCCTAAAAGTTTTATTGAAATAAAATACATAAGTAATGTGTAATAAGAATCTACCAGCTTTTCACTGGGGGGCAGTACTTGCTGATTCGGCAAGAATCTCACAGGTATAGCAAAAAAGTAGCGTTCGAAATCCTTCGATCATTCAATGGGGCGTTTAATATAATGAGTGGAAAAGAAGAATTGGCAAAAAAAGACTTAAAATAGAGATGTATTAGAAGAACCCTACTTTCTTGGGTTTTCGTTTTAAATACCTAAAAGATTGTGAAAAGATGTACATAAAGTAACGGG
This portion of the Solibacillus daqui genome encodes:
- a CDS encoding DUF4181 domain-containing protein produces the protein MRFLILIIVLTIFLFFLEKIINKLLGVEKKKISETSGKKVDKWGRGIILVIFLCTLPFFVVQETNVLKWYWMLYLTALLGFQSILEWKYLKNSKQYVTTLIFLILGVIFLYNIKYVLQFLGEVVT
- a CDS encoding effector binding domain-containing protein; the protein is MSAWLESLQKAINYIEENLLKEISIVDIANEANSSAFNFQRTFGLLTEISVGEYIRRRRLTLAADELKRTDSKIIDLAFKYGYDTPEAFSKAFRRQHEVSPSDARKNIGKIKSYNRLVIEVRLKGAEPMKYQIVEREGFKAIGVNKEFSLENNGNLIGIPKMWDELNGDGTTDKLAQINNGQIKGVLGICVAKPNEKIDYWVATEYAGDVQDGFEVIELPASKWGVFEVHGAMPDAMTKVWKQIFSEWFPANGYQHAGTPEFEMYTEDDPFSPDCYSEIWVPLK